The following coding sequences lie in one Lolium perenne isolate Kyuss_39 chromosome 2, Kyuss_2.0, whole genome shotgun sequence genomic window:
- the LOC127333126 gene encoding uncharacterized protein, translating to MAEEVTSLPVTDDLLAEIFLLLPTPADLVRASAACASFRRLVTDRAFLRRLRSLHAAPFLGFLNHNGFHPALPPHTSAPAARAVSLAADFSYSFLPSHDDGWKVRDVRDGRVLLDRTPEDDDAEDPSSPVFTELAVCDPLHRRCLQLPPIPDDLAASVEHPQRVEFQRWCEPFLAPPSQADETSETSFRVIWMAQCKTKLVAFLFSSTTGEWRAVASQGWADLLAGTGVSTASSKSPVFFGRQYACGCFYWVMDWREKLLTLDTTTMEFSIADLPPGCRRPPIAIVDAGGGRPGMFSVRENVAGSTFDLYYTIRRNNNDGPQRSNNRWQMERIIPLDSGYRYYLRSATERYLLLIRSEEESSSLQMADVECFSLDVKTLQFQSVCRLKHHILRAHIYTNFPPSLSSQTI from the coding sequence ATGGCGGAGGAAGTGACCTCGCTGCCGGTGACCGACGACCTCCTGGCGGAGATCTTCCTCCTGCTGCCCACCCCGGCCGACCTCGTCCGCGCCTCCGCCGCCTGCGCCTCCTTCCGCCGCCTCGTCACCGACCGCGCCTTCCTCCGCCGCCTCCGCTCCCTCCACGCCGCGCCATTCCTCGGCTTCCTCAACCACAACGGCTTCCACCCGGCCCTCCCGCCCCACACCTCCGCGCCCGCCGCCCGCGCCGTCTCCCTCGCCGCCGATTTCTCCTACTCCTTCCTCCCGTCCCACGACGACGGCTGGAAAGTCCGGGACGTCCGCGACGGCCGCGTCCTCCTCGACCGCACCCCCGAGGACGACGACGCCGAGGATCCGTCGTCCCCCGTCTTCACGGAGCTCGCGGTCTGCGACCCTCTGCACCGGCGGTGCCTCCAGCTTCCCCCGATCCCCGACGACCTGGCCGCTTCCGTGGAGCACCCGCAACGCGTGGAGTTCCAGCGCTGGTGCGAGCCCTTCCTCGCCCCCCCATCCCAAGCGGATGAGACTTCAGAAACGTCCTTCAGAGTCATCTGGATGGCGCAGTGCAAAACCAAGCTGGTCGCCTTCCTCTTCTCCTCAACCACCGGAGAATGGCGAGCCGTCGCGTCCCAGGGCTGGGCCGACCTGCTAGCGGGCACGGGCGTGTCCACAGCGTCGTCAAAGAGCCCCGTATTCTTCGGGCGACAGTACGCCTGCGGCTGCTTCTACTGGGTCATGGACTGGAGAGAGAAGCTCCTCACGCTCGACACCACAACGATGGAGTTCTCAATCGCCGACCTCCCGCCTGGCTGCCGAAGGCCGCCGATCGCCATTGTGGATGCGGGGGGAGGCAGGCCCGGGATGTTCTCTGTCCGTGAAAATGTCGCGGGCAGCACGTTTGACCTCTACTACACCATCAGGCGAAACAACAACGATGGACCTCAGAGGTCCAACAACCGGTGGCAGATGGAGAGAATTATCCCGTTGGATTCTGGGTACCGGTATTACCTGAGAAGCGCAACGGAGAGGTACTTGCTACTGATAAGATCAGAAGAAGAGAGCTCATCGTTGCAGATGGCGGACGTGGAATGCTTCTCACTGGATGTCAAGACCTTGCAGTTTCAGAGCGTGTGCAGGCTGAAGCATCACATCCTGCGCGCTCACATATATACCAACTTCCCACCGTCGCTGTCGTCACAGACAATCTGA
- the LOC127333128 gene encoding uncharacterized protein: protein MESFPVPSLPEELLAEIFLRAPSLEDLARISMANNYCHDIISDPYFVRCVPLHRYPSFFLGFFTRDGFKPVQPPHPSASISNLLLTASDLSFSFLPFPGSWIVQDICDGRALLSRSHGSKGDQESIFMHLAVCDPLSRRYVLLPPLPDDLYTYVQDLCHNGFNYRCETFLVPRGECVVAETSFKVIWMARGHKKLLVLIFSSVVGKWHAVTSLDGQCIGKVISFSRRVHSRRSYAYGCFYWKMGEARKVLALDTRKMEFFFSNSPLGYLEYDCAVVEAGEGRLGIFALFHHMTGTRLHLYCTTKKKEAWSTDEWCLEKTIQLPPTAHDYRIMCATNGYLFMQYTQGSSYPSSKYGYILMGVKTFLFERFYETNRPSSFPTPYFGFPPSLSPPSI, encoded by the coding sequence ATGGAATCATTCCCTGTGCCGTCGCTCCCCGAGGAACTTTTAGCGGAGATCTTCCTGCGTGCGCCTTCCCTTGAAGACCTTGCACGGATCTCCATGGCAAACAACTACTGTCACGACATCATCAGCGACCCCTACTTTGTTCGGTGTGTTCCTTTGCATCGCtacccttccttcttccttggctTCTTCACTAGGGATGGCTTCAAACCTGTGCAGCCACCTCACCCATCTGCTTCCATCTCCAATTTGCTACTCACCGCTTCAGATTTATCCTTCTCGTTCCTTCCGTTCCCTGGTAGCTGGATTGTCCAAGACATTTGTGACGGTCGTGCCCTACTAAGTCGTAGCCATGGAAGCAAGGGAGACCAAGAGAGCATCTTCATGCACCTTGCGGTATGCGACCCTCTGTCCCGTCGCTATGTTCTACTCCCTCCACTACCTGATGATCTATACACCTATGTCCAAGACTTGTGCCACAATGGATTCAATTACAGATGTGAAACTTTCCTTGTTCCTCGCGGTGAATGTGTGGTAGCGGAGACTTCATTCAAAGTGATATGGATGGCACGTGGTCATAAGAAGCTACTTGTCCTAATCTTCTCTTCTGTTGTTGGAAAGTGGCATGCCGTTACATCTCTAGACGGTCAATGCATTGGTAAAGTCATCTCATTCAGTCGTCGTGTGCACTCTCGTCGTAGTTATGCATATGGTTGTTTCTACTGGAAGATGGGTGAGGCACGGAAGGTTCTTGCTCTTGACACAAGGAAGATGGAGTTCTTTTTTTCCAAcagtccacttggctatcttgagtATGATTGTGCCGTTGTAGAGGCAGGAGAAGGTAGACTTGGGATATTTGCTCTCTTTCATCACATGACAGGTACAAGACTTCACCTCTATTGCACAACTAAGAAAAAGGAAGCTTGGAGCACCGATGAGTGGTGCTTGGAGAAGACAATACAGTTGCCACCCACTGCGCATGACTACCGCATCATGTGTGCAACTAATGGGTACTTGTTCATGCAATACACTCAAGGCTCCTCGTACCCCAGTTCAAAATATGGATATATTTTGATGGGTGTGAAGACTTTTCTCTTTGAGAGATTCTATGAAACAAATCGCCCTTCTTCGTTTCCTACTCCATATTTTGGTTTCCCACCATCATTGTCACCACCAAGTATATGA